CCCAAGATTCGCGCCATGCAGATCATCGAAGAATTGGAGCCGGCGCGACGAGGGCCTTACGCCGGAGCCGTGGGATACTTCGGGTTCTCCGGCAATATGGACATGTGTATCAATATCCGAACCGTAGTGATCAAAGGCCGGCAAGCCTACATTCAAGCCGGCGCCGGGATTGTTGCGGATTCAGTT
This is a stretch of genomic DNA from Nitrospira sp.. It encodes these proteins:
- a CDS encoding chorismate-binding protein; the encoded protein is PKIRAMQIIEELEPARRGPYAGAVGYFGFSGNMDMCINIRTVVIKGRQAYIQAGAGIVADSVPEHEYEETCNKARAMMKAIELAEQGLE